The proteins below are encoded in one region of Rhododendron vialii isolate Sample 1 chromosome 7a, ASM3025357v1:
- the LOC131332356 gene encoding uncharacterized protein LOC131332356 isoform X2, which produces MSWWEGVDETRLLVAPEPSATGKCGGQLLSLRHPKSGNSTCFLLINGGLQEIHWFKQSYGSWFVGDYVCEDGRLYTATPVDPVFILLPIFEEARMKKGDDPGKFRQLDEMIFVNGYPGYQYLLSIAETSMQVVCDVKEIGSIKFFRLNDSKVLAWLNYKVDQLKRTLLTLDKNYAAQDEKDTLTDAVSVLGEYLKEEPWLELLCSNLKKRMGATRKLPGMLGKLKRQKWRQIQEISETCLQGPQEGNDYCFHLIN; this is translated from the exons ATGTCTTGGTGGGAAGGTGTCGATGAAACTCGTCTTCTTGTTGCACCAG AACCTAGTGCGACTGGAAAATGTGGGGGACAATTGCTGTCGCTTCGGCATCCAAAATCTG GTAACAGTACATGCTTCCTCTTGATCAATGGTGGTCTTCAAGAAATTCACTGGTTTAAGCAATCCTACGGATCTTGGTTTGTGGGAGATTACGTTTGCGAAG ATGGCCGCCTATATACTGCAACTCCAGTTGATCCCGTGTTCATCCTGTTGCCCATTTTTGAGGAAGCACGAATGAAG AAGGGAGATGACCCAGGGAAGTTCAGGCAACTAGATGAGATGATTTTTGTCAACGGCTATCCAGGATATCAATATTTACTTTCCATTGCGGAGACATCTATGCAAGTAGTTTGTGATGTTAAAG AAATTGGATCGATAAAGTTTTTTCGGCTTAATGATTCTAAAGTGTTAGCTTGGTTGAACTACAAG GTAGACCAACTAAAGCGGACTCTACTCACATTGGATAAAAACTATGCTGCACAGGATGAAAAGGACACAT TAACTGATGCAGTTTCAGTATTGGGCGAGTATTTGAAGGAAGAGCCATGGTTGGAGCTCCTATGCAGCAATCTAAA GAAAAGAATGGGAGCGACAAGAAAACTACCAGGAATGCTAGGCAAATTAAAAAGGCAAAAGTGGAGACAGATTCAAGAAATATCAGAGACATGTTTACAAGGGCCTCAAGAAGGAAATGATTACTGTTTTCACTTGATCAACTAG
- the LOC131332357 gene encoding guanine nucleotide-binding protein subunit gamma 1-like isoform X2, with protein MEPVTEGGDEDQRPQLSPSLQSGGGESTTVQDAAAAAITVRAAAIPKETASPSFMGKHRMVAAVAQLHQQIQIIQEELEELETLGESSIVCKELVSAVESVPDALLPVTKGPAVVGWDRWFQGAHGSRGRKRWI; from the exons ATGGAACCAGTTACGGAAGGAGGTGATGAGGACCAACGACCACAACTTTCACCATCATTACAATCGGGAGGAGGAGAGAGTACCACAGTGCAAgatgcagcagcagcagcaattaCCGTTAGGGCTGCTGCTATTCCAAAAGAAACAGCAAGTCCCAGTTTCATGGGGAAACATCGAATGGTAGCTGCAGTTGCCCAACTTCATCAGCAAATCCAAATCATTCAGGAAGAGCTGGAGGAGCTTGAAACATTGGGGGAATCATCTATTGTTTGCAAAga ACTTGTGTCAGCAGTTGAGTCCGTCCCCGATGCTCTGCTTCCTGT GACAAAAGGTCCAGCAGTGGTTGGTTGGGACCGGTGGTTCCAAGGTGCCCATGGCTCACGTGGTCGCAAACGGTGGATATGA
- the LOC131332356 gene encoding uncharacterized protein LOC131332356 isoform X1 — protein sequence MSWWEGVDETRLLVAPEPSATGKCGGQLLSLRHPKSGNSTCFLLINGGLQEIHWFKQSYGSWFVGDYVCEDGRLYTATPVDPVFILLPIFEEARMKKGDDPGKFRQLDEMIFVNGYPGYQYLLSIAETSMQVVCDVKEIGSIKFFRLNDSKVLAWLNYKVDQLKRTLLTLDKNYAAQDEKDTLTDAVSVLGEYLKEEPWLELLCSNLKLDLQAAKTADIEVLPIAMENGPASFEPGQEKNGSDKKTTRNARQIKKAKVETDSRNIRDMFTRASRRK from the exons ATGTCTTGGTGGGAAGGTGTCGATGAAACTCGTCTTCTTGTTGCACCAG AACCTAGTGCGACTGGAAAATGTGGGGGACAATTGCTGTCGCTTCGGCATCCAAAATCTG GTAACAGTACATGCTTCCTCTTGATCAATGGTGGTCTTCAAGAAATTCACTGGTTTAAGCAATCCTACGGATCTTGGTTTGTGGGAGATTACGTTTGCGAAG ATGGCCGCCTATATACTGCAACTCCAGTTGATCCCGTGTTCATCCTGTTGCCCATTTTTGAGGAAGCACGAATGAAG AAGGGAGATGACCCAGGGAAGTTCAGGCAACTAGATGAGATGATTTTTGTCAACGGCTATCCAGGATATCAATATTTACTTTCCATTGCGGAGACATCTATGCAAGTAGTTTGTGATGTTAAAG AAATTGGATCGATAAAGTTTTTTCGGCTTAATGATTCTAAAGTGTTAGCTTGGTTGAACTACAAG GTAGACCAACTAAAGCGGACTCTACTCACATTGGATAAAAACTATGCTGCACAGGATGAAAAGGACACAT TAACTGATGCAGTTTCAGTATTGGGCGAGTATTTGAAGGAAGAGCCATGGTTGGAGCTCCTATGCAGCAATCTAAA GTTAGATTTACAAGCAGCTAAGACAGCAGATATTGAAGTGCTCCCAATTGCAATGGAAAACGGTCCTGCGTCTTTTGAGCCTGGACAG GAAAAGAATGGGAGCGACAAGAAAACTACCAGGAATGCTAGGCAAATTAAAAAGGCAAAAGTGGAGACAGATTCAAGAAATATCAGAGACATGTTTACAAGGGCCTCAAGAAGGAAATGA
- the LOC131332356 gene encoding uncharacterized protein LOC131332356 isoform X3, producing MSWWEGVDETRLLVAPEPSATGKCGGQLLSLRHPKSDGRLYTATPVDPVFILLPIFEEARMKKGDDPGKFRQLDEMIFVNGYPGYQYLLSIAETSMQVVCDVKEIGSIKFFRLNDSKVLAWLNYKVDQLKRTLLTLDKNYAAQDEKDTLTDAVSVLGEYLKEEPWLELLCSNLKLDLQAAKTADIEVLPIAMENGPASFEPGQEKNGSDKKTTRNARQIKKAKVETDSRNIRDMFTRASRRK from the exons ATGTCTTGGTGGGAAGGTGTCGATGAAACTCGTCTTCTTGTTGCACCAG AACCTAGTGCGACTGGAAAATGTGGGGGACAATTGCTGTCGCTTCGGCATCCAAAATCTG ATGGCCGCCTATATACTGCAACTCCAGTTGATCCCGTGTTCATCCTGTTGCCCATTTTTGAGGAAGCACGAATGAAG AAGGGAGATGACCCAGGGAAGTTCAGGCAACTAGATGAGATGATTTTTGTCAACGGCTATCCAGGATATCAATATTTACTTTCCATTGCGGAGACATCTATGCAAGTAGTTTGTGATGTTAAAG AAATTGGATCGATAAAGTTTTTTCGGCTTAATGATTCTAAAGTGTTAGCTTGGTTGAACTACAAG GTAGACCAACTAAAGCGGACTCTACTCACATTGGATAAAAACTATGCTGCACAGGATGAAAAGGACACAT TAACTGATGCAGTTTCAGTATTGGGCGAGTATTTGAAGGAAGAGCCATGGTTGGAGCTCCTATGCAGCAATCTAAA GTTAGATTTACAAGCAGCTAAGACAGCAGATATTGAAGTGCTCCCAATTGCAATGGAAAACGGTCCTGCGTCTTTTGAGCCTGGACAG GAAAAGAATGGGAGCGACAAGAAAACTACCAGGAATGCTAGGCAAATTAAAAAGGCAAAAGTGGAGACAGATTCAAGAAATATCAGAGACATGTTTACAAGGGCCTCAAGAAGGAAATGA
- the LOC131332357 gene encoding guanine nucleotide-binding protein subunit gamma 2-like isoform X1 translates to MITVDDRSACFYWVSDPMEPVTEGGDEDQRPQLSPSLQSGGGESTTVQDAAAAAITVRAAAIPKETASPSFMGKHRMVAAVAQLHQQIQIIQEELEELETLGESSIVCKELVSAVESVPDALLPVTKGPAVVGWDRWFQGAHGSRGRKRWI, encoded by the exons ATGATAACGGTGGATGACCG atctgcTTGCTTTTATTGGGTCTCCGATCCGATGGAACCAGTTACGGAAGGAGGTGATGAGGACCAACGACCACAACTTTCACCATCATTACAATCGGGAGGAGGAGAGAGTACCACAGTGCAAgatgcagcagcagcagcaattaCCGTTAGGGCTGCTGCTATTCCAAAAGAAACAGCAAGTCCCAGTTTCATGGGGAAACATCGAATGGTAGCTGCAGTTGCCCAACTTCATCAGCAAATCCAAATCATTCAGGAAGAGCTGGAGGAGCTTGAAACATTGGGGGAATCATCTATTGTTTGCAAAga ACTTGTGTCAGCAGTTGAGTCCGTCCCCGATGCTCTGCTTCCTGT GACAAAAGGTCCAGCAGTGGTTGGTTGGGACCGGTGGTTCCAAGGTGCCCATGGCTCACGTGGTCGCAAACGGTGGATATGA
- the LOC131332356 gene encoding uncharacterized protein LOC131332356 isoform X4 has translation MSWWEGVDETRLLVAPEPSATGKCGGQLLSLRHPKSGNSTCFLLINGGLQEIHWFKQSYGSWFVGDYVCEDGRLYTATPVDPVFILLPIFEEARMKKGDDPGKFRQLDEMIFVNGYPGYQYLLSIAETSMQVVCDVKVTDAVSVLGEYLKEEPWLELLCSNLKLDLQAAKTADIEVLPIAMENGPASFEPGQEKNGSDKKTTRNARQIKKAKVETDSRNIRDMFTRASRRK, from the exons ATGTCTTGGTGGGAAGGTGTCGATGAAACTCGTCTTCTTGTTGCACCAG AACCTAGTGCGACTGGAAAATGTGGGGGACAATTGCTGTCGCTTCGGCATCCAAAATCTG GTAACAGTACATGCTTCCTCTTGATCAATGGTGGTCTTCAAGAAATTCACTGGTTTAAGCAATCCTACGGATCTTGGTTTGTGGGAGATTACGTTTGCGAAG ATGGCCGCCTATATACTGCAACTCCAGTTGATCCCGTGTTCATCCTGTTGCCCATTTTTGAGGAAGCACGAATGAAG AAGGGAGATGACCCAGGGAAGTTCAGGCAACTAGATGAGATGATTTTTGTCAACGGCTATCCAGGATATCAATATTTACTTTCCATTGCGGAGACATCTATGCAAGTAGTTTGTGATGTTAAAG TAACTGATGCAGTTTCAGTATTGGGCGAGTATTTGAAGGAAGAGCCATGGTTGGAGCTCCTATGCAGCAATCTAAA GTTAGATTTACAAGCAGCTAAGACAGCAGATATTGAAGTGCTCCCAATTGCAATGGAAAACGGTCCTGCGTCTTTTGAGCCTGGACAG GAAAAGAATGGGAGCGACAAGAAAACTACCAGGAATGCTAGGCAAATTAAAAAGGCAAAAGTGGAGACAGATTCAAGAAATATCAGAGACATGTTTACAAGGGCCTCAAGAAGGAAATGA